The following are from one region of the Bradyrhizobium septentrionale genome:
- the tnpA gene encoding IS66-like element accessory protein TnpA: MTISRAEVITSVERRRRWSQDEKERLVAASFEPGATVSEVARMAGLHVSQLFRWRKELCKHGETSVAPLVLVEIGPSVPPRDVAEAPLTTAPARRRRSQGIIEIDLGSGHRIRVDGDVDGDALRRVLDALVRR; encoded by the coding sequence ATGACGATTTCGCGGGCAGAGGTGATCACATCGGTCGAGCGGCGGCGTCGGTGGTCACAGGATGAGAAGGAACGGCTAGTTGCAGCATCGTTCGAGCCCGGAGCCACTGTTTCCGAGGTGGCTCGCATGGCCGGCCTTCATGTGAGCCAGCTGTTCAGGTGGCGCAAAGAGCTTTGCAAGCACGGTGAAACGAGTGTAGCGCCGTTGGTGCTGGTCGAGATTGGGCCGTCTGTGCCGCCGCGGGATGTGGCCGAAGCGCCATTGACGACGGCGCCGGCGCGTCGACGGAGGAGCCAGGGCATCATCGAGATTGATCTCGGTAGCGGACACCGCATCCGGGTCGACGGTGACGTTGATGGAGACGCGCTGCGGCGAGTTCTCGATGCCCTGGTGCGCCGATGA
- the tnpB gene encoding IS66 family insertion sequence element accessory protein TnpB (TnpB, as the term is used for proteins encoded by IS66 family insertion elements, is considered an accessory protein, since TnpC, encoded by a neighboring gene, is a DDE family transposase.) — MIPVPTGARVWLATGYTDMRRGFPSLALQVQEVLRKDPLSGHLFVFRGRRSDLVKMIWHDGQGACLFTKRLERGRFIWPSVAGESVTISPAQLSYLLSGIDWRNPQETQRPTRVG, encoded by the coding sequence ATGATCCCGGTTCCGACAGGCGCGCGAGTGTGGCTCGCGACAGGCTACACGGATATGCGCAGAGGCTTTCCGTCGTTGGCACTCCAAGTGCAGGAGGTGTTGCGCAAAGACCCGCTCAGCGGTCATCTGTTCGTCTTCCGCGGTCGCCGCAGCGATCTTGTGAAGATGATCTGGCACGATGGCCAGGGAGCATGCTTGTTTACCAAAAGACTCGAGAGAGGAAGGTTCATCTGGCCATCGGTTGCCGGTGAATCGGTAACGATCTCTCCGGCGCAATTGAGCTATCTGTTGTCCGGGATCGATTGGCGCAACCCTCAAGAAACCCAGCGTCCGACGCGGGTCGGTTAG
- the tnpC gene encoding IS66 family transposase, with protein sequence MISKPDDLPSDLVSALAALQAEREARLRAEAMAASAQAELSNNEALVAHLELRIEKLKRELYGQRSERTARLLEQLELELEDLVATASEDELAAQAAAAKTQNVRPFTRKRPVRKPWPDDIEHERVVIDAPTSCACCGGSRLAKVGEDVTKTLEEIPRRFKVIETVREKFTCRDCEKISQPPAPFHATPRGFIGPQLLATILFDKFGMHIPLNRQSARFKAERIDLPLSTLADQVGHGTFAVMPLFHLIERHVLAAERLHGDDTTIRILAKGKCTTGRIWTYVRDDRPFAGPAPPAAVYYASSDRRGEHPQKHLAAFAGILQADCYNGFEPLFDPQKKVLPITPAFCFAHARRGFFELADIEKNAREGKRGKPVSPIALEAVRRLDVLFEIERAINGCGAEERRAVRQEKSKPLLGDMHAWLLRERETLSRSSEVLKPMNYMLRRWDDFARFLDDGRICLTNNCAERALRGIALGRRNWTFAGSQRGADRAAIMLTMITTCRLNDVDPKAWLADVLARIADLPASRLHELLPWEWKLLRQADKPADQQAA encoded by the coding sequence GTGATATCAAAGCCGGACGATCTTCCATCGGACCTTGTCAGTGCCCTGGCGGCGCTGCAGGCCGAGCGTGAGGCGCGGCTGCGAGCTGAGGCGATGGCTGCCAGCGCGCAGGCGGAGCTGTCGAACAACGAGGCGCTGGTCGCGCATCTCGAGCTGCGGATCGAGAAGCTCAAACGCGAACTGTACGGGCAGCGCTCCGAGCGCACGGCGCGGCTGCTCGAGCAGTTGGAACTGGAGCTCGAAGACCTCGTCGCCACGGCGAGCGAGGATGAGCTTGCGGCGCAGGCCGCAGCGGCGAAGACGCAGAACGTCCGCCCCTTCACGCGCAAGCGGCCGGTGCGCAAGCCTTGGCCGGACGACATCGAACACGAGCGCGTCGTCATTGACGCTCCGACGAGCTGCGCCTGCTGCGGCGGATCGCGGCTGGCGAAGGTCGGCGAGGATGTGACCAAGACGCTGGAGGAGATCCCGCGTCGCTTCAAGGTCATCGAGACAGTGCGCGAGAAGTTCACCTGCCGCGATTGCGAGAAGATCAGCCAGCCGCCTGCGCCGTTCCATGCCACGCCGCGCGGCTTCATCGGCCCACAATTGCTGGCGACGATCCTGTTCGACAAGTTCGGCATGCATATCCCGCTCAACCGCCAGAGTGCGCGCTTTAAGGCCGAGAGGATCGATTTGCCGCTGTCGACGCTGGCCGACCAGGTCGGCCACGGGACCTTCGCCGTCATGCCACTCTTCCACTTGATCGAACGCCATGTGCTCGCTGCTGAGCGCCTTCATGGCGATGACACCACCATCCGTATCCTGGCGAAGGGCAAGTGCACGACCGGGCGGATCTGGACTTATGTGCGGGATGACCGGCCCTTTGCCGGGCCTGCGCCGCCGGCGGCGGTCTATTACGCCTCGAGCGACCGACGAGGCGAGCATCCGCAGAAGCATCTGGCCGCCTTCGCCGGCATCCTGCAAGCCGATTGCTACAACGGCTTCGAGCCGCTGTTCGACCCGCAGAAGAAGGTGCTGCCGATTACGCCGGCGTTTTGCTTCGCCCATGCGCGGCGGGGCTTCTTCGAGCTGGCTGACATCGAGAAGAATGCCCGGGAAGGCAAGAGAGGTAAACCGGTCTCTCCGATCGCGCTGGAGGCGGTCAGGCGCCTGGATGTGTTGTTCGAGATCGAGCGCGCCATTAACGGCTGCGGCGCCGAAGAGCGGCGCGCCGTGCGCCAGGAAAAGAGCAAGCCGCTCCTCGGGGACATGCACGCCTGGTTGCTGCGTGAGCGCGAAACCCTCTCTCGCTCCTCCGAGGTCCTGAAGCCTATGAATTACATGCTCAGGCGCTGGGACGACTTCGCCCGCTTCCTCGACGATGGCAGGATCTGCTTGACCAACAATTGTGCTGAGCGCGCATTGAGAGGCATCGCCTTGGGAAGGCGCAACTGGACCTTCGCCGGCAGCCAGCGTGGTGCCGACCGTGCCGCCATCATGCTGACGATGATCACGACCTGTCGTCTCAACGACGTCGATCCGAAAGCCTGGCTCGCCGACGTCCTCGCCCGTATCGCCGATCTTCCCGCATCGCGTCTGCACGAATTGCTGCCCTGGGAATGGAAGCTCCTGCGCCAAGCCGACAAGCCCGCCGATCAGCAGGCCGCCTGA
- a CDS encoding DUF983 domain-containing protein, producing MEVSDKQISEKTPSPYVAGLLCRCPRCGKGKLFEGFLTLKSKCDVCGLDFSFADSGDGPAIFVIMIAGAIVVGAALLTEVKYRPPYWVHAVLWIPLILTVTLWPLRGLKSLLIALQYHHKASQGKLVSRAENNPP from the coding sequence ATGGAAGTCTCGGACAAGCAGATCTCGGAAAAAACGCCGTCGCCATATGTCGCCGGCCTTCTGTGCCGATGTCCGCGCTGCGGCAAGGGAAAGCTGTTCGAGGGGTTCTTGACCCTGAAATCAAAGTGCGACGTGTGCGGTCTCGATTTCAGCTTTGCCGACTCCGGCGATGGGCCTGCCATATTCGTCATCATGATCGCTGGCGCTATTGTCGTAGGGGCGGCTCTGTTGACGGAGGTCAAATATCGACCGCCGTATTGGGTCCACGCGGTGCTGTGGATCCCGTTGATCCTGACAGTCACGCTATGGCCTCTGCGAGGTCTGAAAAGTCTTTTGATCGCGCTGCAGTATCATCACAAGGCATCGCAGGGAAAGCTCGTTTCGCGAGCCGAAAATAACCCGCCTTAA
- a CDS encoding SMP-30/gluconolactonase/LRE family protein, translating to MMKTLKTSVLASGFSRLKAPRWHLGALWVSDVRAGKIFRIDLDGKVTIVADVPSRPFGLGFLPDGDLLVASMTQRLILKLGADKPTIHADLTDLASGYLRDLAVTRDGNAYVTCFDADAAGPDGFASARVLLATPDGNVRSVADNVAHPSGLAITGSHDLLVAETLGNRLLGFEIGSDGALLHRKVFANFVGMSPLGICVDAESAVWAAAARQSLFCPRATGRADHTPRSRTEPACGRVSVGRTRRPDACLPDRGCQS from the coding sequence ATGATGAAAACGCTGAAGACCAGTGTACTCGCAAGCGGATTCTCGCGCCTTAAGGCGCCTCGATGGCATCTGGGTGCCTTATGGGTATCCGACGTGCGCGCGGGAAAGATTTTCCGCATCGATCTGGACGGCAAGGTTACAATCGTTGCCGACGTACCTAGTCGACCGTTCGGTCTTGGCTTTTTGCCTGATGGGGATCTACTGGTCGCCTCGATGACCCAGAGGCTGATCCTGAAACTCGGTGCCGACAAGCCGACGATCCATGCCGACTTGACCGATCTTGCATCAGGATATCTACGGGACCTGGCCGTCACTCGCGATGGGAACGCATATGTGACGTGTTTCGACGCCGATGCTGCTGGACCCGACGGCTTCGCGTCGGCCCGGGTTCTTCTGGCAACGCCGGACGGCAACGTCCGATCGGTCGCCGACAACGTCGCGCATCCGAGCGGATTGGCAATCACAGGTTCGCATGACCTGCTGGTTGCGGAGACGCTCGGAAATCGGCTTCTCGGGTTCGAGATCGGCAGCGACGGAGCGTTGCTGCATCGAAAGGTCTTCGCCAACTTCGTGGGGATGAGCCCGCTCGGCATCTGCGTGGACGCTGAAAGCGCCGTCTGGGCGGCCGCCGCCCGACAGTCGCTTTTTTGTCCGCGTGCAACAGGGCGGGCGGATCACACACCGCGTTCACGTACCGAGCCGGCATGCGGTCGCGTGTCAGTTGGGCGGACAAGACGGCCGGACGCTTGTCTGCCTGACCGTGGGTGCCAATCTTGA
- a CDS encoding helix-turn-helix domain-containing protein yields the protein MITANQLRAARALLNIDQRQMAELADLSVPTIQRMEASDGVIRGNVDSLMKLVSALDNAGIELINPGVASSAGGRGVRLREHVTKPKMKNTKQPKPSSSRTLERAR from the coding sequence ATGATCACGGCCAACCAACTCAGGGCCGCCCGCGCGCTTCTGAATATCGACCAGCGGCAGATGGCCGAGCTGGCCGATCTTTCGGTCCCCACCATTCAGCGCATGGAAGCAAGTGACGGGGTTATCCGCGGGAACGTCGATTCTCTGATGAAATTGGTTTCCGCACTCGATAATGCCGGGATCGAATTGATCAATCCGGGAGTTGCGAGTTCGGCCGGTGGTCGGGGCGTTCGTCTCAGGGAGCACGTCACGAAGCCAAAAATGAAGAACACGAAGCAGCCCAAGCCCTCTTCGTCACGGACTTTGGAACGAGCGCGATGA